The following proteins come from a genomic window of Kocuria palustris:
- a CDS encoding FAD-linked oxidase C-terminal domain-containing protein, translated as MTTVPEDQLARAASLLREDLTTRAAYVSDASIYRRLPAAVAEPRTVGQIRDLLALAHERGWSVISRGGGTSVAGNSIGDGLVIDTSRHFNRVLSIDPQAETADIEPGVICDDLRAAAAEHGLTYGPDPSTHARCTVGGMVGNNACGSHSVAWGTAAENLVAVTVMLADGREVELRAGGTSGTALTRALSALRDEHRAMLRTELGQFPRQVSGYGLHYLLEENGFDVAKAFAGTEGTCGIITRMTVKLVRRPAATALAVLSFADAIAAAHAAPALRVRGVTTIEGMGGDLLDALRSRPGNETAGSELPPGGGWLYCEVGGETVEAAQARAQQLEGIVEASGRAEVQGAVVVVDPARTRSLWRIREASAGIVTRLPDGGEAWPGWEDSAVPPENLGDYLRDLYALLNELELRGIPFGHFGEGCVHIRISFDFGTEAGVARYREFIERASQLVRHYGGSVSGEHGDGRARSELLGIIYSPEALRAFAAFKRAFDPAGFFNPGVLVDPEPIDQGIRPGPGARTFDLKPVHAFSHDNGSFAGAVNRCVGVGACRSDVGAMCPSFQATRDEVHSTRGRMRSLAEMLRGEHLKDGWKAEETLEALDGCLSCKACVAECPVNVDVATYKSEFLHHHYGEGIRSFVGRRRRPMAHLTMGWLPVLARLMNAVPGAPSLVNAAMKVQPLQKAVMRLGGVEAQRDMIRFADQPLTKWFSTRPGDAPDGRPSVVLWPDSWTNFMDDGPGKAAVEVLEAMGYRVLMPAGNVCCGMTWHSTGQLEALKREVTRTLGVMEPLLEAGYPVIGLEPSCTVMLQDEITELLPDDPRAALLAQRTLTLGQFTARHLAEGGDWPFGTLDDDGPRDAVCQVHCHQKSMIGYDAELEVLQRLGVDVDMVGGGCCGLAGNYGFEPGHLEVSRTLGERELFPKIRAAGPDPLVVADGFSCRTQIREGTDASGRTLAEVMRSALPEAR; from the coding sequence GTGACCACAGTCCCGGAGGATCAGCTCGCCCGCGCCGCGAGCCTGCTGCGCGAGGATCTCACGACCCGCGCCGCCTACGTCTCGGACGCCTCGATCTACCGTCGCCTCCCCGCCGCCGTGGCCGAGCCGCGCACGGTCGGCCAGATCCGCGACCTGCTGGCGCTGGCCCATGAGCGCGGCTGGTCCGTGATCAGCCGCGGCGGCGGCACCTCCGTGGCCGGCAACTCGATCGGCGACGGCCTGGTCATCGACACCTCCCGGCACTTCAACCGGGTCCTGTCAATCGATCCGCAGGCCGAGACCGCGGATATCGAGCCCGGCGTGATCTGCGACGACCTCCGCGCCGCGGCGGCCGAGCACGGGCTGACCTACGGGCCGGACCCCTCCACGCACGCGCGCTGCACCGTGGGCGGGATGGTCGGCAACAACGCCTGCGGATCGCATTCGGTGGCATGGGGCACGGCGGCCGAGAACCTCGTGGCGGTGACCGTCATGCTGGCCGACGGCCGAGAGGTCGAGCTGCGCGCCGGCGGGACCTCAGGGACCGCCCTGACCCGCGCCCTGAGCGCGCTGCGCGATGAGCACCGCGCCATGCTGCGCACCGAGCTCGGCCAGTTCCCCCGCCAGGTCTCGGGCTACGGCCTGCACTACCTGCTCGAGGAGAACGGCTTCGACGTCGCCAAGGCCTTCGCCGGCACCGAGGGCACGTGCGGGATCATCACGCGGATGACCGTGAAGCTCGTGCGCAGGCCGGCGGCCACCGCCCTGGCAGTGCTCAGCTTCGCGGACGCGATCGCCGCGGCCCACGCCGCCCCGGCGCTGCGCGTGCGCGGCGTGACCACGATCGAGGGCATGGGCGGCGACCTGCTGGACGCCCTGCGCTCGCGCCCCGGCAACGAGACCGCCGGATCCGAGCTGCCCCCGGGCGGGGGCTGGCTGTACTGCGAGGTCGGCGGCGAGACCGTGGAGGCGGCCCAGGCCCGAGCCCAGCAGCTCGAGGGGATCGTGGAGGCCTCGGGCCGCGCCGAGGTCCAGGGGGCCGTCGTCGTGGTGGACCCTGCGCGCACCCGCAGCCTGTGGCGGATCCGCGAGGCCTCGGCAGGGATCGTCACCCGCCTGCCGGACGGCGGCGAGGCCTGGCCCGGCTGGGAGGACTCCGCCGTGCCGCCCGAGAACCTCGGCGACTACCTGCGCGATCTCTATGCGCTGCTCAACGAGCTCGAGCTGCGCGGCATCCCGTTCGGGCACTTCGGCGAGGGTTGCGTGCACATCCGCATCTCGTTCGACTTCGGCACCGAGGCCGGGGTGGCCCGCTACCGCGAGTTCATCGAGCGCGCCTCGCAGCTCGTGCGGCACTACGGCGGCTCGGTCTCCGGCGAGCACGGCGACGGCCGGGCCCGCTCCGAGCTGCTGGGCATCATCTACTCCCCCGAGGCCCTGCGGGCCTTCGCCGCCTTCAAGCGCGCGTTCGATCCCGCAGGATTCTTCAACCCCGGCGTGCTCGTGGACCCCGAGCCGATCGACCAGGGCATCCGCCCCGGCCCCGGGGCGCGCACCTTCGACCTGAAGCCCGTGCACGCCTTCAGCCACGACAACGGCTCGTTCGCAGGCGCGGTCAACCGATGCGTGGGCGTGGGCGCCTGCCGCTCGGATGTCGGCGCCATGTGCCCGTCGTTCCAGGCCACCCGGGACGAGGTCCACTCGACCCGCGGGCGCATGCGCTCCCTGGCGGAGATGCTGCGCGGGGAGCACCTCAAGGACGGCTGGAAGGCCGAGGAGACCCTCGAGGCCCTCGACGGCTGCCTGTCCTGCAAGGCCTGCGTGGCCGAGTGCCCGGTCAATGTGGACGTGGCCACCTACAAGTCCGAGTTCCTGCACCATCACTACGGCGAGGGCATCCGCAGCTTCGTGGGCCGTCGCCGCCGCCCCATGGCGCACCTGACCATGGGCTGGCTGCCCGTGCTGGCGCGGCTGATGAACGCGGTGCCCGGGGCGCCGTCGCTGGTCAACGCGGCCATGAAGGTGCAGCCGCTGCAGAAGGCGGTCATGCGCCTGGGCGGCGTGGAGGCGCAGCGGGACATGATCCGCTTCGCCGACCAGCCGCTGACCAAGTGGTTCTCGACCCGGCCCGGCGACGCGCCGGACGGGCGGCCGTCGGTGGTGCTGTGGCCGGACTCCTGGACCAACTTCATGGACGACGGGCCCGGCAAGGCCGCCGTGGAGGTCCTCGAGGCCATGGGCTACCGCGTGCTCATGCCCGCCGGCAACGTCTGCTGCGGCATGACCTGGCACTCGACCGGCCAGCTCGAGGCCCTCAAGCGCGAGGTCACCCGCACCCTGGGCGTCATGGAGCCGCTGCTGGAGGCCGGATACCCCGTGATCGGGCTCGAGCCCTCCTGCACGGTGATGCTCCAGGACGAGATCACGGAGCTGCTGCCCGACGACCCCCGCGCCGCCCTGCTCGCCCAGCGCACGCTCACCCTGGGGCAGTTCACCGCGCGCCACCTCGCCGAGGGAGGGGACTGGCCGTTCGGGACCCTCGACGACGACGGCCCCCGCGACGCCGTGTGCCAGGTGCACTGCCACCAGAAGTCGATGATCGGCTACGACGCCGAGCTCGAGGTCCTGCAGCGCCTGGGCGTGGACGTGGACATGGTCGGCGGCGGCTGCTGCGGTCTGGCCGGGAACTACGGCTTCGAACCGGGTCACCTGGAGGTCTCCCGCACGCTCGGGGAGCGCGAGCTGTTCCCCAAGATCCGCGCGGCCGGGCCCGATCCCCTCGTGGTGGCCGACGGCTTCTCCTGCCGCACCCAGATCCGCGAGGGGACCGACGCCTCCGGCAGGACCCTGGCCGAGGTCATGCGCTCGGCGCTGCCCGAGGCCCGCTGA
- a CDS encoding DUF4232 domain-containing protein, translated as MSTRTRPLALSALSLAALLALSACGGSGEDQDSTDSSSGSASQSASAAEPTSSASPSDSSASAAESSDPASASADVPEPAADESADAAAGEAAAEQPAQEAPAEEAPDSAAAADGSAAQAPAQESTDPSAGQQGTTAAPSAGQEGAAAQAAPAGVCDASSLAGSLQPVDAGMGSVHYQLVLTNTGSQPCVLSGYPGVSYADAAGQPVGIPASRAPEAGAAVTVAPGQSASAGLQETGAGSYGQVCNPHETSALVVYPPGSTEALSIAHSTQACGNPKIGQLQVKGFGA; from the coding sequence ATGTCGACTCGCACCCGCCCCCTCGCCCTCAGCGCGCTCTCCCTGGCCGCGCTGCTCGCCCTGAGCGCCTGCGGCGGCTCGGGCGAGGACCAGGACAGCACCGACAGCTCGTCCGGCTCGGCCTCGCAGAGCGCCTCGGCCGCCGAGCCCACGTCCTCCGCGTCCCCCTCTGACTCCTCGGCCTCGGCCGCCGAGTCCTCGGATCCGGCCTCCGCCTCGGCGGATGTTCCGGAGCCGGCTGCTGACGAGTCCGCCGATGCCGCCGCAGGGGAGGCCGCTGCAGAGCAGCCCGCCCAGGAGGCTCCTGCCGAGGAGGCCCCGGATTCCGCGGCCGCCGCTGACGGCTCGGCCGCACAGGCGCCGGCGCAGGAGAGCACCGATCCGTCGGCCGGGCAGCAGGGCACCACTGCGGCGCCCTCGGCCGGTCAGGAGGGGGCGGCAGCTCAGGCCGCACCCGCCGGCGTGTGCGATGCCTCCTCCCTGGCGGGGTCGCTGCAGCCGGTGGATGCCGGCATGGGCTCCGTGCACTACCAGCTGGTCCTCACCAACACGGGCTCGCAGCCCTGCGTCCTGTCCGGCTACCCGGGCGTCTCCTACGCGGATGCCGCGGGACAGCCCGTCGGCATCCCGGCCTCGCGCGCACCGGAGGCGGGCGCTGCGGTGACCGTGGCACCGGGCCAGTCGGCCTCGGCGGGTCTGCAGGAGACCGGAGCCGGCTCCTACGGCCAGGTCTGCAACCCGCACGAGACCTCCGCGCTGGTCGTCTACCCGCCGGGCAGCACGGAGGCGCTGAGCATCGCCCATTCGACCCAGGCCTGCGGCAACCCCAAGATCGGGCAGCTGCAGGTGAAGGGCTTCGGTGCCTGA
- a CDS encoding DEAD/DEAH box helicase, translating into MPEPSERAAPAQVRGLPADEEPSDGRPAPGSSLEAFSPAARDWFTGAFSTPTAAQEGAWKAIAGGEHALVVAPTGSGKTLAAFLWAIDRLISQAAVPQPAGPRSGSAAPGAPAASAASAASAASAASAASAEASSEAAAANDRSGSDLRRKASSASSKRRATTRVLYISPLKALGVDVERNLRSPLIGITQTARRMGLEPPEISTGVRSGDTPQAVRRALLASPPDILITTPESLYLMLTSKARESLRGVETVILDEVHAVAGTKRGAHLAVSLERLDDLLERPAQRIGLSATVDPVETVTRFLGGSQPVAVVRPESTKRWDLEISVPIPDMTVLGGPAASGSLLESDYDADEPANVASIWPHVEERVVDLVEAHRSTIVFANSRGLAEKLTARLNEIHAFRLEHAPEADDPAERTAGEATQPSGIERQHNRYEGAAPLLARAHHGSVSKDQRALIEEDLKSGVLRCVVATSSLELGIDMGLVDLVVQIESPPSAASGLQRVGRAGHQVGEISIGRMFPKHRGDLLDAAVTVEQMLAGRVEPLHIPSNPLDILAQQTVAVCATETVPVEDWWDTVRRAAPFLGLPRSAFDSVLDLVSGRYPSDEFAELRPRVVWDRDEGTLTGRPGAQRLAVTSGGTIPDRGLFPVHLAGQDDSSPKRVGELDEEMVYESRTGDVIALGASSWRIAEITHDRVLVTPAPGQAGKLPFWHGDGIGRPVELGRAQGRFLREASGAAEAALRERLAADGLDTWAQDNLHRYLTEMREAVGHVPSDRTLILERFHDELGDWRVVLHSPYGLPVHAPWALAVGARLEERWGLDSSAQASDDGIVLRLPATDDQPPGAELFLFDPEELEQIVTERVGSSALFASRFRECAARALLLPRRDPGRRTPLWQQRQRSAQLLDVARKHPQFPIVLETVRECLQDVYDLPALQELHRQIDRRALRMVEVTTETPSPFAHTLLFGYLGQFIYEGDSPLAERKAAILSLDTALLSELLGRAQLRELLDAEVIAQTEAQLQHLAPSRRLLGMEGLADLLRLLGPLGLEEAAARLRSEPAGRAGVARATDSSTTEEDASCAGSQDPSEQRVSPEQASAWAEELVRRRRAFWLLREGQQVLAAVEDAARLRDALGTPIPHGVPVSFLEPVENPVEDLVARFARTHGPFTVAEASRGTGLGPAVVAGTLERLGAARRVLEGEFRPDRQEEHNHGPRSEWCDKDVLHRIRRRSLAALRQQVEPVAPEVYARFLPSWQSVGPGHRLRGADGLLSVVDQLAGVAVPASALEPLVLRQRLEGYRPELLDELLASGEIVWSGAGSLAGDDGWISLHLAESQQLSLPPRADLRARAAGIDDAVQAALLAIMGDGGARFGHQLRSAVLEQNDRSQIPGLDMPALTRALWELVWAGLVTNDTFAPVRSLVAGGSAAHRQKPRTPRGRTAGRRGAARLRARDAALSRPSSERTPGPAEAGDPTGLSGRWSLLDPEPLEPTLRASASAELLLDRYGVVTRGAVEAEDIAGGFSAVYKVLAAVEEAGHARRGYFIEGLGAAQFAQSGTVDRLRGFADDEQARTEPREPVVLALAATDPANPYGATLPWPETIDSHDSTESTTAARHRPGRKAGSILALVDGDPVLYLERGGRTALVFDDDPERLRMIGPPIADVVRAGAAEKLTVERVNGMPALGHGALETAVRESLVAAGFSTTPKGLRIRRA; encoded by the coding sequence GTGCCTGAGCCCTCCGAGCGCGCAGCACCTGCCCAGGTCCGAGGGCTCCCCGCAGATGAGGAGCCCTCGGACGGACGCCCCGCGCCGGGCTCGTCGCTCGAGGCGTTCTCGCCGGCTGCCCGCGACTGGTTCACGGGCGCCTTCTCCACGCCCACCGCCGCCCAGGAGGGCGCGTGGAAGGCGATCGCCGGAGGCGAGCACGCCCTCGTGGTCGCTCCCACCGGTTCCGGCAAGACCCTGGCCGCCTTCCTCTGGGCGATCGACCGGCTGATCTCGCAAGCGGCCGTGCCGCAGCCCGCTGGGCCCCGCTCCGGCTCAGCCGCCCCAGGTGCGCCGGCTGCCTCAGCCGCCTCAGCCGCCTCAGCCGCCTCAGCCGCCTCAGCCGCCTCAGCCGAAGCGTCCTCCGAAGCTGCTGCTGCGAACGATCGTTCCGGATCCGACCTGCGCAGGAAGGCCTCGAGCGCCTCGTCCAAGCGCAGGGCCACCACGCGCGTCCTGTACATCTCCCCGCTCAAGGCGCTCGGCGTGGACGTGGAGCGCAACCTGCGCTCGCCCCTGATCGGGATCACGCAGACCGCCCGCCGGATGGGGCTGGAGCCGCCCGAGATCTCCACCGGCGTGCGCTCCGGGGACACCCCGCAGGCGGTGCGGCGCGCCCTGCTGGCCTCGCCTCCGGACATCCTGATCACCACGCCCGAATCGCTGTACCTGATGCTCACGTCCAAGGCCCGCGAGTCCCTGCGCGGTGTGGAGACCGTGATCCTGGATGAGGTCCACGCCGTGGCCGGCACCAAGCGCGGAGCCCACCTGGCGGTCTCGCTGGAGCGCCTGGACGACCTGCTCGAGCGCCCGGCCCAGCGCATCGGGCTCTCGGCCACCGTCGACCCGGTCGAGACCGTGACCCGCTTCCTGGGCGGGAGTCAGCCGGTGGCGGTCGTGCGCCCGGAGTCGACCAAGCGCTGGGATCTGGAGATCAGCGTGCCCATCCCGGACATGACGGTGCTGGGCGGACCGGCGGCCTCGGGCTCGCTGCTGGAATCGGACTACGACGCGGACGAGCCCGCGAACGTCGCCTCGATCTGGCCGCATGTGGAGGAGCGGGTGGTCGATCTGGTCGAGGCGCACCGCTCCACGATCGTCTTCGCGAACTCCCGCGGCCTGGCGGAGAAGCTCACCGCCCGGCTCAACGAGATCCACGCTTTCCGGCTCGAGCATGCTCCGGAGGCGGACGATCCAGCCGAGCGCACGGCCGGGGAGGCGACCCAGCCCAGCGGGATCGAGCGGCAGCACAACCGCTACGAAGGCGCAGCGCCCCTGCTGGCCCGAGCCCACCACGGCTCGGTCTCCAAGGATCAGCGCGCCCTGATCGAGGAGGACCTCAAGTCCGGAGTCCTGCGCTGCGTGGTGGCCACCAGCTCGCTCGAGCTCGGCATCGACATGGGGCTCGTGGACCTGGTGGTGCAGATCGAGTCCCCGCCGTCCGCGGCCTCGGGGCTGCAGCGCGTGGGCCGCGCCGGCCACCAGGTCGGCGAGATCTCGATCGGGCGGATGTTCCCCAAGCACCGCGGCGATCTGCTGGACGCGGCCGTGACCGTGGAGCAGATGCTGGCCGGGCGGGTCGAGCCGCTGCACATCCCGTCGAACCCGCTGGACATCCTGGCTCAGCAGACGGTGGCGGTGTGCGCCACCGAGACCGTGCCCGTCGAGGACTGGTGGGACACCGTGCGCCGGGCCGCGCCGTTCCTGGGACTGCCGCGCAGCGCGTTCGACTCGGTGCTGGACCTGGTCTCCGGGCGCTACCCGTCGGACGAGTTCGCGGAGCTGCGCCCGCGCGTGGTCTGGGACCGGGACGAGGGCACGCTCACCGGCCGCCCCGGGGCCCAGCGCCTGGCCGTGACCTCCGGCGGCACGATCCCCGACCGCGGGCTGTTCCCCGTGCACCTGGCCGGGCAGGACGACTCCTCGCCCAAGCGGGTGGGCGAGCTCGACGAGGAGATGGTCTACGAGTCCCGCACCGGCGATGTGATCGCCCTGGGCGCCTCGTCGTGGCGGATCGCGGAGATCACCCATGACCGAGTGCTCGTCACCCCGGCACCGGGGCAGGCGGGCAAGCTGCCGTTCTGGCACGGCGACGGCATCGGGCGGCCCGTCGAGCTCGGTCGAGCGCAGGGCCGATTCCTGCGCGAGGCCTCGGGTGCTGCGGAGGCCGCGCTGCGCGAGCGGCTGGCCGCCGACGGCCTGGACACCTGGGCGCAGGACAACCTCCACCGCTACCTCACGGAGATGCGCGAAGCCGTCGGGCATGTGCCCTCGGACCGCACGCTGATACTCGAGCGCTTCCACGACGAGCTCGGGGACTGGCGCGTGGTCCTGCACTCCCCCTACGGGCTGCCCGTGCACGCGCCGTGGGCGCTGGCCGTCGGGGCGCGGCTCGAGGAGCGCTGGGGTCTGGACAGCTCCGCGCAGGCCTCCGATGACGGCATCGTCCTGCGACTGCCGGCCACCGACGACCAGCCGCCGGGCGCCGAGCTGTTCCTCTTCGACCCGGAGGAGCTCGAGCAGATCGTGACCGAGCGAGTCGGCTCCTCGGCGCTGTTCGCCTCCCGCTTCCGCGAGTGCGCGGCCCGCGCGCTGCTGCTGCCGCGCCGGGATCCGGGACGACGCACGCCCCTGTGGCAGCAGCGCCAGCGCTCCGCCCAGCTGCTCGACGTCGCTCGCAAGCACCCCCAGTTCCCGATCGTGCTCGAGACGGTGCGCGAGTGCCTCCAGGACGTCTACGACCTCCCCGCTCTGCAGGAGCTGCACCGCCAGATCGACCGCCGCGCGCTGCGCATGGTCGAGGTGACCACCGAGACGCCCTCGCCCTTCGCCCACACCCTGCTCTTCGGCTACCTGGGGCAGTTCATCTACGAGGGCGACTCCCCGCTGGCCGAGCGCAAGGCCGCGATCCTGTCCCTGGACACCGCCCTGCTCTCCGAGCTGCTGGGCCGGGCCCAGCTGCGCGAGCTGCTCGACGCCGAGGTCATCGCCCAGACCGAGGCCCAGCTGCAGCACCTGGCCCCCTCCCGGCGCCTGCTGGGCATGGAGGGGCTGGCCGATCTGCTGCGGCTGCTCGGGCCGCTGGGCCTCGAGGAGGCAGCGGCTCGGCTCCGCTCGGAGCCGGCCGGCCGCGCCGGCGTCGCCCGCGCCACGGACTCGAGCACGACGGAGGAGGACGCCTCCTGCGCCGGCTCGCAGGACCCCTCCGAGCAGCGCGTGAGCCCCGAGCAGGCCTCTGCGTGGGCGGAGGAGCTGGTGCGCAGGCGGCGCGCCTTCTGGCTGCTGCGCGAGGGGCAGCAGGTGCTCGCCGCGGTCGAGGATGCCGCCCGGCTGCGCGACGCACTGGGCACACCGATCCCGCACGGGGTGCCGGTCAGCTTCTTGGAGCCGGTCGAGAATCCGGTCGAGGACCTCGTGGCGCGCTTCGCCCGCACTCACGGGCCGTTCACCGTGGCCGAGGCCTCCCGGGGCACCGGCCTGGGCCCGGCCGTCGTCGCCGGGACCCTCGAGCGCCTGGGCGCTGCGCGCCGAGTCCTGGAGGGCGAGTTCCGCCCCGACCGGCAGGAGGAACACAACCACGGGCCGCGCTCAGAATGGTGCGACAAGGACGTGCTGCACCGGATCCGGCGACGCTCGCTGGCCGCGCTGCGCCAGCAGGTCGAGCCGGTGGCCCCGGAGGTCTACGCCCGCTTCCTGCCCTCGTGGCAGTCGGTCGGGCCGGGGCATCGCCTGCGCGGGGCGGACGGCCTGCTCAGCGTCGTGGATCAGCTCGCGGGGGTGGCGGTGCCGGCCTCGGCGCTGGAGCCGCTCGTGCTCCGTCAGCGCCTCGAGGGCTACCGGCCCGAGCTGCTCGACGAGCTGCTGGCCTCCGGGGAGATCGTGTGGTCCGGGGCGGGCTCACTGGCCGGCGACGACGGCTGGATCAGTCTCCACCTGGCCGAGTCGCAGCAGCTCAGCCTGCCTCCGCGAGCGGATCTGCGCGCCCGCGCCGCCGGGATCGACGACGCCGTCCAGGCCGCACTGCTGGCCATCATGGGCGATGGCGGCGCGCGGTTCGGCCACCAGTTGCGCAGCGCCGTGCTCGAGCAGAACGATCGTTCGCAGATCCCCGGGCTGGACATGCCTGCCCTCACCCGCGCCCTGTGGGAGCTCGTGTGGGCCGGGCTGGTCACCAACGACACGTTCGCCCCGGTGCGCTCCCTGGTCGCGGGCGGCTCCGCCGCTCACCGGCAGAAGCCGCGCACCCCACGAGGACGCACCGCAGGCAGACGCGGAGCAGCCCGACTGCGGGCCCGGGACGCGGCGCTGTCGCGGCCGTCATCCGAGCGCACCCCAGGGCCCGCGGAGGCGGGCGATCCCACCGGGCTGTCCGGGCGGTGGTCGCTGCTGGACCCCGAGCCGCTCGAGCCCACGCTGCGCGCGAGCGCCTCGGCCGAGCTGCTGCTGGACCGCTACGGCGTGGTGACCCGCGGGGCGGTGGAGGCCGAGGACATCGCAGGCGGGTTCTCCGCCGTGTACAAGGTCCTGGCTGCCGTCGAGGAGGCCGGTCACGCACGGCGCGGCTACTTCATCGAGGGTCTGGGGGCCGCGCAGTTCGCGCAGTCGGGCACCGTGGATCGGCTGCGCGGCTTCGCCGATGACGAGCAGGCGCGCACCGAGCCTCGCGAGCCCGTCGTGCTGGCGCTGGCCGCGACCGACCCTGCGAACCCGTACGGCGCCACGCTGCCCTGGCCGGAGACGATCGACTCGCACGACAGCACCGAGTCCACCACGGCGGCGCGGCACCGGCCGGGACGCAAGGCGGGGTCGATCCTCGCGCTCGTGGACGGCGATCCGGTGCTCTACCTGGAGCGCGGCGGGCGCACCGCCCTGGTCTTCGACGACGACCCAGAGCGTCTGCGGATGATCGGCCCGCCGATCGCCGACGTGGTGCGCGCAGGGGCCGCCGAGAAGCTCACGGTCGAGCGCGTCAACGGCATGCCCGCCCTCGGGCACGGCGCGCTTGAGACCGCGGTGCGCGAGTCCCTGGTCGCCGCCGGGTTCTCGACCACGCCCAAGGGCCTGCGGATCCGCCGTGCCTGA
- a CDS encoding DNA-formamidopyrimidine glycosylase family protein, giving the protein MPEGDSVWRAAAALHSGLAGRQLLRSDLRVPALATVDLSGRTVQEAVSRGKHLLIRIGPDPSTGARAVTLHSHLMMEGRWEIEDLDPLAAGSDSPGRRRPGASSARSQRRARPKHTIRAVLETAGTRATASSVQQLVIVAREQEDRLVGHLGPDLLAPQWSAQHLQEAVRRLLERPDRPIAAALMDQSRLAGIGSIYRCELLFLHRLAPQTPVADVPDLQAIVEDAHELLLRNRDSGPRVTTGDPRPGRQLWVYGRERRPCRRCGTPILKRTWDDAAGQRDPRTGLRAPARERPFYLCPRCQR; this is encoded by the coding sequence GTGCCTGAGGGGGATTCCGTCTGGCGCGCGGCCGCTGCCCTGCACTCCGGGCTGGCGGGGCGGCAGCTGCTGCGCAGCGACCTCCGGGTCCCCGCGCTGGCCACCGTCGATCTGTCCGGGCGCACCGTCCAGGAGGCGGTCTCGCGCGGCAAGCACCTGCTGATCCGCATCGGGCCCGATCCGAGCACCGGTGCCCGCGCGGTCACGCTGCACTCGCATCTGATGATGGAGGGCCGATGGGAGATCGAGGACCTCGACCCTCTCGCGGCGGGATCGGACTCCCCCGGCCGTCGTCGGCCCGGCGCCTCGAGCGCGCGATCGCAGCGCCGCGCCCGGCCGAAGCACACGATCCGTGCCGTGCTCGAGACCGCGGGGACCCGGGCCACCGCGTCCTCCGTCCAGCAGCTCGTGATCGTGGCCCGGGAGCAGGAGGACCGGCTCGTGGGGCACCTGGGCCCGGACCTCCTGGCACCGCAGTGGTCCGCGCAGCACCTGCAGGAGGCGGTGCGCCGTCTGCTGGAGCGCCCCGATCGCCCGATCGCCGCAGCGCTCATGGATCAGTCGAGACTGGCAGGGATCGGCAGCATCTACCGCTGCGAGCTGCTGTTCCTGCACCGCCTGGCTCCGCAGACGCCCGTGGCCGATGTTCCGGATCTGCAGGCGATCGTCGAGGATGCGCACGAGCTGCTGCTGCGCAACCGCGACAGCGGCCCCCGAGTCACCACGGGCGATCCGCGGCCCGGCAGGCAGCTGTGGGTCTACGGCCGTGAGCGCAGGCCGTGCCGACGCTGCGGGACGCCGATCCTCAAGCGGACCTGGGACGATGCCGCCGGTCAGCGCGATCCCCGCACCGGCCTGCGGGCGCCGGCCCGCGAGCGCCCCTTCTACCTCTGCCCGCGCTGCCAGCGCTGA
- the idi gene encoding isopentenyl-diphosphate Delta-isomerase, whose protein sequence is MTTPRRPEQVVLLDTARLPIGTALKSEVHTADTPLHLAFSCWVLDDDGRVLLTRRALSKRTWPGVWTNSFCGHPGPGESMAAALHRRAEQELGLELTELREVVPEFAYWARDASGVVENEFCPVWTARAESSPVPNPEEVAESLWVDPAELLRASRAVPQLLSPWLNEELSQPGLLAALDC, encoded by the coding sequence ATGACCACCCCCAGGCGGCCCGAGCAGGTCGTGCTGCTGGACACCGCGCGCCTGCCGATCGGCACGGCGCTGAAATCCGAGGTCCACACCGCGGACACCCCTCTGCACCTGGCCTTCTCCTGCTGGGTCCTGGACGACGACGGGCGGGTGCTGCTCACCCGTCGTGCCCTGAGCAAGCGGACCTGGCCGGGCGTGTGGACGAACAGCTTCTGCGGCCACCCGGGACCGGGCGAATCCATGGCTGCGGCGCTGCACCGCCGGGCCGAGCAGGAGCTGGGACTCGAGCTGACCGAGCTGCGGGAGGTCGTGCCGGAGTTCGCCTACTGGGCGCGCGATGCCTCGGGCGTGGTCGAGAACGAGTTCTGCCCGGTGTGGACCGCCCGGGCCGAGTCCTCGCCCGTGCCGAATCCCGAGGAGGTCGCGGAGTCCCTCTGGGTCGATCCCGCCGAGCTGCTGCGGGCCAGCCGGGCCGTGCCGCAGCTGCTGAGCCCCTGGCTCAACGAGGAGCTCTCCCAGCCCGGACTGCTCGCCGCCCTCGACTGCTGA